ATGGCAGGGATCAAAGTCCAAACAGTGATTTAAAGAGTGAGCTTCAAGTGTGTTAGTTTGAGCTTTAGATTCCAGCACATAGATCATCACACAATGTGtggagaagaaagaagctgCCATGGCTCTGTGAGTTACCCCTCCCTGAGCACACCCATTGTCAGCATTGAAGCTTTGTGTCCTGAAGTCTTGCTTTGCATTAAAGATTCAGCAGCAGAAGATTGttctcacagctgcaggcttcTGCTTTAGGTAGAAGACTTCCTGGCCCCCTCAGCTGAGCTGTCAGGCTTTGACATTTGCATTGACAAGGGGACTTTTGATGCCATCAGCCTGGACCCCAGCGACGCGGCGGGGAAGCGAAGGCTGTACGTGGCATCCCTGGGCAGGGTGCTGAAACCAGAGGGCTTCTTCCTCATCACCTCTTGCAACTGGAccaaggaggagctgctggacgAGTTCAGAGAAGGTaggcagctgagcagagctttcTGCCAACGTGGGGCTGCTGAAGGAAGGGATGAGGGAATTTTAATGTGTGTGTGTTAGCATATTGACTTTCCCAGATCAGGATTAGAGGAGGTGGAGCGATTAGTAAATGCTCCAGCCTGTCTTCCCTCTGTTTTCCTCGGGAATTACCACTCCTGTGTTTGCCAGTGCCAAGGGAGGACAGGTTTGCTGACGCTTTGGAGGTTGGGAATTTCAGTCTAATTACCCtgggaaagtgtgtgtgtggctgGCTGATACTTTTTGGGTACTTGATTACCAGGCCCAATTCACCCTTTGATTGCTCCGAAATTGGGGCAGCATTGTTACCCATGTTTAGGGGAACTGGCAAGTCTGTGACCTTTCCTATCACTTTTGATCCacttaggggttttttttttacatgccAGTCAGCTTCTGAATCCCATGCCTGAGGCTTGAAACTCAGTGTGGATCTGAAACAACCATCCCTTCTGGGGAACCGAAATTACTGGCAAGTTCTCATCTTTTCTGCCATTAATTTGTGCAAGTCAGCCTGCTAGGATTTTTATTATCCATGGAAGAGTTTCAGCTGTATGGAGCCGTGGTGCAGTGTAACAATACAGTCCTATAAACTCACAGATTAACTGACTTGCAAGTTTTCCAGACGAATAAAGAATGGTTTGCAAAGGGTTATCCAAGAGGCAAATAAAACAACTTCCTTCTAATAAAAGCATTTCAATTTCTGTCtggcaggatttgaaattcTGGAGGAGCTGCCAACACCCAAGTTTTGCTTTGGAGGAAGAATTGGAAACAGTGTTACAGCATTggttttccaaaggaaaaaagtgaggCCATCCGTCTTGGACAAATTAGATTAGATGAGAAAAGTCTGAACTTTAAACCTGACAGAAAACCTCAGACACGTGTGTAAATAAATGCTTTTGGAGTGCACAGTAAAATACTATGTATGGAGCTCTGAGGGACTATAAAACATTGCCCTAGAAACATTTCAGCTTTGCATAATTTGCCCATAAATTGTGTCCTTGCTACAACCTCACTTGTTTCAGGGAAGCTGCAAGTttgcaagagagaggaaaatcagATGTGCTAAATACAGAGACCAATATAACTGAATTATATTTGTGTTTGAAATATAAAGGTTGTCTGATATTTCATTTCTATGCTGGTAAGCAGTGACCTATAGAGGTAAAGGTATCCTACAAagcaaaaatctcatttctctgTTGTGCAGTGGAATAGGGAACAAGCTTTTGCAATGTAAGTGCTGGCTCTTTAATGAACACGAGGGTGGCTGGTAGGGAGGGAAATGAATACAAAATCCACAGCACTTTCCAAAAAGGACCAGTTGGTActttaaattcagattttcagaCTTAGCATAATTGTGTCTCCTCTGAAGTAGCTCAGCTCTTTTCCCACAGAGGGAGTGTTTTAAGTCTCCCTTTCCTGAGTGTGTTCATGCCTGGTCAGTTCCTTTCCCTGATCTCATGAATACATAAAGGTGTGATGTTGCAGCTTCTGGTGTGTGTCATGTGCCTCCTTCATTATTAACCTGCTGTATGGGAATGTCTTTGGAGCCACAATGACAAGAAGTTTTCCAGTGAATTTCTTAGGGTGGATTTTAACTGCATAAATCCAAAAGAATTCAAAGCATAACTATCCAttccttgtgcttttttttaaacatgtatTCTTTAAACTTCTGTGTGCAATCCTTTTGCTCAATTTCATTGCcttcatttcttctgttttgtaaTCTCAGAATATTGCTGTTGCttgaaaggcaggaaaatgagatttcttCATGCCTCGACAAACACATTTGCAGGTGACAATAAACTTGTTCTTTCAAACATCAAGGAGGCCCTCTTAGGCAATCAGGTTTTGTTTCACAGGCAAGGTCACGTTTGCTTATCAGGGAATTGCTTCTCCTACTTTCCATGCTTCTCCTCATTCCCAGGGCTCAGGAGATCTTTAAGGGTCAATAAATACTTCCAGTCCTCTCCCAGGATAGGAATCAAGGCATTCTTTTGCACAGTGGTGAGTCCTCCCTCTGTGATCCATCTGTTGCTGTTTTCAATATAGGAACCTTACTGCTGCATCTTTTTTGCAAAATGAAATATACTCAACTGGGAGAATGGTTtatcagcagtgctgaaaaaaTTCAGTCCCAGGATGATTCTTTGTATATTTGGTCAGAGTTGGGTTCTAACCTGAGTGCCAAAAGCAAGGGCTTGTTACCATTTGTTGTAGTTCTGTGttctgcccctgcccagcagccagcTGGAATGCTAGGAAATGTAACTGGGAATCCAAACAGAGTTTTTTTTTAGCATAGTAGCACAAAGGATTCAAAGTACACTACTGATAACAGCCTCAGTAAAAAGCCTGTGACATTTTTGGCATCAGGTAAAGTTAATAcaaggaaattttaattttcaaggaCTCTGGCAGGATGTGTTTTGGGCATCTGTTTTATTCCCATCTGTAATTTTTGCTAATGAAGTCATGATGTGTATTTAATCATgggatgaaaataaaatcaggacTGTcatggattttcttttaatcaaTTACTTGGACTTTAACCATAGATTCCCACTCCGCAAGATATGGAAGAGTCAGGGCAAGGATTGTTTTCTCCACTTCACAGAATTGATTATTATTAGTTTTTGTTCTCTGGGTAGTATTTTTATATAACTTGTAAAGCTGAAAAATAAGCTTCTTAAAATGGCCTGAAAATAAGGATTTCTGCATCTGATCTGTAGTTTGCATATTCCTTCAGTCCCAAGCACTTCCAGGTGTCACTGGAGAGCAGAAAAATGCTTGTAAAACATGTTTTAGGAGCTTTCTTTTAAGGCAACAATAACCAAAGGCTTACTATTTAAAATCTGCTCTGTTGGAAACCTGGCATTTTCTGGATAATGGAGTCTAGGAAGCTGCTCCAATACTGACTTAGGCAGTGGGGTATTTTTGGCTATGAGAATTTGGAAATTACTTGTCCAAGATTGTCCTTGATTTGGGGCAGTTCATGAAATGTTGatgcatttcagtgaaaaaaaaaaaaaaaaaaaacttggaaaAAGAGGCAGAGGAATAAGTAGTGATTTAGGAGAAGCAAGTCTTTGCTGGAAGCTGGGGGAGTGCTCCATGATGGTTCCTGAAGGTTGGAATATTCATGACTGCCCAGCTGTGTGACTCTTGGTTCCAGCTGCTAAATGCAGGAGAATAAATGCAGCATTTGAAACACATTTCACTCCTATTGTTTTGCTTCCTGAAAACTCTGCCTGTGATTTCACTGTCAAATATGAGGTCTGTGGGTAGTCAAATGAGCATCTTCCATGGATCCCAGAGGTGGCTGAGCCcaaggctgttcctgcaggactGAGTTTAGGCTGGgtgatgctgcagagctggcaaaCCTTCCTGCAGTGGTTTTGCATAGAGTGTGGGCAGAACAAAAAGGGTTTGTGTTCCCTGCTTCATTGACAGCATGCTGAAGGGTGAAATTCTCCCAGGACTGACCTTTAATTCCTGGCAGATTGAGGATGGGTTTTAGTGCCTGAGCCCAAACAAAGCACCTCCACCGACATCTGTGCCTGGTGCAGCTCAAACCTGGCTCCTGATGCCTCCTATTGCCAAGAAAACTGAGTTTGGGGATTCTCTTCTGAGGCATTTACTGGGAGAGCCATTGAATTCATTGCAGGGTTTGTGCCACTGAAGGAGCTTGGAGCATTTTACTCTGGAATTTTATGGGGCTTATCACAGAGCTGAACTGTCAGGATGAAATATCTGAGAGAGGTGAACAAGCgatattaatgaaataattattgaTTTGGGATGTCTGTTCTAGGAGAGTTTCTACACATGGGACTCTGCTGGAGTGTCAGGTAAATGGGTTCTCAAGACAGAAAGCCTTTGCCCTTTCAGCATCACAGTACCTTCTTGAAATAAGTACTCCTATAATCATTTTTATAGGGATTAAAAAGTGAGAAATACCAGACATGAAAATCATGGCACAACTGAatgaacacagaaaattcagAGGGAAGGATAATGTTTCCTTACCCTTGACTTCCCTTTTGGTGACCAGCTTGTTATCTGCAGGAGAGGCATGTTCATTTGATGGCTCTTAAGGAGCAGGAATAGTTAAGGAATCCCAgaatttgggttggaatggacttAAAAAACCATCTAATTCCAaccccctaccatgggcagggacaccttccactaaaccctccccagcctgccctgcagtgctgtccATAGGCTGCTTTTCTAAAggttgattttttcttttttgaaggcTTAAGAGATATGAAATGAATATTCTGTTCTTGAAACTCAGTATAATTTTGTGGTGTAACATGAAGAATTTCTGGGAGCTACAACTGTTTTTTAAGAGCTGTTGGGTTACATCAGAAACACCAACAGAATtatggcagctgctgttccagccagggccagcagtgATGCAGCATGTGATTACAGACTCTCTGTCCCATCAGGAGAATGTTCCTGCAAATCATTATTGAGAGCACTGTTGCAAAGCATCACTGAGGCTGAAATAGCTGTTTGTATTATGGGCTCACCTTCTGGAATCCAAACCCACTGTTGCAACAGCATTTCTGAAATCTGGGAAGAGCCAGCTGCCTTGATTGTATCACAGGATTTGTGGTGTTTAACACCTGTAACAAAGGAGATTCAGGGTTGTGGagttgtttatttgtttgcttgtttaatTTGTACTTTTCTAACCAGTGTTACAAAGGAGCTTTCAGATATTTGGGGTTTTAAACCTGCAGTTGGTATTTACAGCAGAGCTCATTATACCTGGGTGAGGAAGCGCATGTCCCACCACACAGATCTCAGGTGTGATTCTCTGGAGAGCAAACAATGTTCTCTCATACAATTTGTATCAGAATTATTTCAGTTCTGCACTGGTTGTGAAATCTGTGAGCCCAAGAGTCAAATGAATGGGCAAATGAGGGGATGAACTGAAGTCCCTCAGTAGAACCACTGGGTTTGTTCCcaggtgtgcagggcacagcactcaGATACCTGCAAAGCTgcacagctgagctgacacAGCCTCTCTGGAGTTATTTTTATGTAAGGACAAGTTCTTGAATAGCTTTTCTGCTGCATTAGGCACAGCAGGCTGCTCTTCATCGCTGACAGTGGCTTCCATGTATTTCTGCATTCCAGGAATGCACTGGCAGCACTGTAGCCATTGTGAGGAAAATCTGCCTGTGCATATACTCTGCTGTGAGCCAGGGTGCCTGGTGTAAGGCTGCCAAATTTTGTGTTATTTCATACCAGACAAAATCTTTAAGCGTGGTATTTAGCAACATACAGcaaaattttcagtgttttggcACTGGGATTGCTTCCCTGATCTTAGCATGCCAAGAGGTGCAGAGCATGGCTTGCTGCAGCAATAACTGCTTCATTTTATAGGCCCTCCAAGCATTTTAATGTATGGAATCATCCCCTGTAAAATAGGAGAGCACAAAGGAAATAATTGGGCCAGGGCTTTGCAAAGCAGTGTGGAGATCTGCCTTTGAATTCCTGTTGCTTGCTGCCCTTTCTGGGATGAGAGGAGGGggagctgccctgcacagccttaCCTGCTTGGGCTGAGGGGGGGTGGTGAAGGGTTCTATCCCATGACTTGGGTGCAAGGAGGTTGAGCATGACATAACCCTTGTGGTGGCAGCTAAATTGAGGAGCAATTAATGGCTACCAAGGGCTTTCAGTGAAAGGGGATGAGGTGTTATAGCCTCCAgacaaaggaggaaaaggaacgCTGGCCTGTTTTGTTTAACACAAATAAGGGAAAAGCCAACCTGCGGCTTAATTTCCATTTGTTAGGTAACAGTATAGCTTGAAAGGAGCCCATTTCTCTGTTACTGGAAATTAAGCTGAGTGCTGTCAGGCAAACCAGCTGCTGCCAGGTAACACATCAATTCTGGGTAATCACAAGTGCATGACAAGCAGAGCTAATAGAGCCCAGTGAGGGAGCAGACACAAACCTCAGCACagtcactgcagcagccaggtATGCATGGACAGTGTCATGTGTCAAGCAGAGGTGAGGAGAGTGTGCTTATATAAAGAAATTTTAGCTGTTGATAGGGCTGAGAACTGAAATTCAAGCAGAAAGATCTTTCACCCCAATTTTCTGTAGTAATTAGctttgctggctgctgccctACCCCAGGGCTCCTCAGCTCCATgggtgctgcactgctgcttaTCCAAGGTAGGGTGATGCTTTGGGGCATGTCTGCAGCTGCCTCGGGTCTTGTGGATGATGGAAAAATAACTCTGGGCTTATCTTAAACCAATTGAAACCCAAATATGACTGACAAAGTGATGAGCACATCCAGGCTCCCATATGTACTTCATGGCCTATTTATTTTATCCATCACTGTTTCCATTGCTCCCAGTCTGGGGCACCCAGATCAGGTGTCACATCCTCTGccaaggcagggagggaggcagcaaACACAAAGCTCTTACATGTGTGCAGCAAATGGCCTGTGAcataaaaaaagagatttttaagtTTGGTGGAAATCCCACAGTATGCCAAATGCAGTCAGAGCTACGCTCCTCATCTCAGCCCTCTGCACAGCAATGCTTCACCTGTTTAGGGCATCTGTGATTCAGGTACTTTCTGACACAGAGCACCTTGACCACATTACAGAGATGTGCTCATTCCCTGGgcatgaaatatttattaaaaatacttctgcttGCTGTTATAAGGATTTTGTGGATTTGAGGATTTCCCCTGAAGGTGAAGGGTGTTCCTGGAAACCTTTGGTGTTGACAACATGTCCCTGTGAGTGtgtggctcccagcacagctgggtgaCAGGGACATCAGCCTGTGGCTGGGACTCTCTGACTCTCTGGGCCTGGGCAAGCCCCTTACCTGTGTTCTTTGCctggcaggagaagcagaaggaTGGACACAGAAATAACTGGGATGGCTCAGGTGCTCAGAAGGACACCTCAGAGTCCTTGTGAAAGGCACAAACTTCTGAAATTGTTGGTAACCCTGGTGCATATGACATGAATAACAAACTGGAGAGACAGCGAAGCGTTGGAAAGGCTACATGGAAAGAAGGCTGTAACTGCAGCCAGATGCTGTGTACAGGGAGTGAAGGAAATGCTGTCTATCCACAGGGCTTAGCACTGCTACATTAACATGTCTTAATGGCTTGGACCCCAGAATCACTTCAGGAGGACCATGGGGAtcattagatttttttcctatccGTGGTTTCCATCCCCATCAGGAAGGCTCCCAGTCAGTGGGTAGCAAAGGCACTGACATCTGAGACAAAACCACAAATTAAATCAGCTCACAAATGAACTGAATGAATTTTCTGTCCATGAAGAATAAACTCTCTTGGCCAGTTCTTTAAAGCTTgaaagttatttattttcttttccccccttctgacaaagggaaaaagcacTGTCTGGAACCAGGGCCTTTGGGCAGCCAGTTATTTGAACATTACTGAAAATACTGTCTGTGCAAAACAGGTTTGTGCTTCAGCAACAGGCTTTCACATGTGCTGGGGATTCTCCAAAGCTAGCTCATCTGTTGGGAAGCACAGAGGATGAGAGGCACAAAATGCTGGGTTTGGAGCGAGCTGCAGAAGCAGACAGAAAACAACTTTCTGCTTGAGTcttggagcccagggctgccacgGGAATGGATTCAATTACGCTCTGAGCTTTATTGCTGAAATATTCCACTGGGAAAccataaaaaaacattttcagactTGATTCCCGAAGTTCTGGAAAAGGAGTTAGCAAGTGTTTTATTGCTACCAGTCTCAACACGTGATAAGAAAAGCAAATACTGAGTGGGATGGAGGAACATGATGCAAAAGCTCCTTCACATCATCAAACCCTTCTCCCTGTTCATCACCCACTCAGACTGGCCACTCCTGCTTAATTTTATGTGTACTGAGCACGGAGCCACTTTTGTTGAGATCAGCCCTCGCTGTGttggtgggagctgctcctttgTTAAGTATCTGCCCGCTACTTCTGCTTGCCTCCCTCTTTCTTCACTGCATTCAATACTGAGTGGCAAGACTTCCTCGACAGTAATTTGTTGTCCTGGGCAgtgcacagcagggcaggacacccggagcactgctgagctcacagccacagcctctcttGCCATTCATGCCCTTACTTGTCCCTCACTTGTCCCTGCatgccatccccagccctgtgcccggCCATCCAGCTGGGTGGATGAAATTCAGCCCCAGATTCATTCCTGATGGCATCTGTGTTGTCTGCTCGCATATGTTTAAGATTAATGTTTGGGCTCTGTTTTGTAATGAGCCCTAAATCTTCCTTTTAGCTGTCATGTCGTTTCCTTGTTCGCTCGTTACGCTCGCTCTCGGAAGGAGCCCGCACGCTGTGCGTGGTGCAGCCTGGCTGGATGGAAAATGTCActgagagctctgtgctgctgaaggcCATTGCCACGTGAAGCCAAGCAGATGTTGCTCTAGTACTGCAGGGGACTCATGGCTCCTTCCTCAACGGGGTTCAAGGGAACTGAAGAGGGGCTTGGGACAAGGGGGGGAcaagggcaggacaagggggaacagcttcaaactgacagaagGCAGGcttggatgggatattgggaaggtgggcaggccttggcacagggtgcccagagcagctgtggctgcccctggatccctggcagtgcccaaggccaggttggacattggggcttggagcagcctgggacagtggaagtcatccctgcccatggctgggatGTGGAACTACTTGAtctttaaaggtcttttccaacccaaaccattcaatgattctgtgaaagggTGAGAAAAATTAAGGAGAGGGATTTTTATTCCCTGGTGGGTACAGGGGCGCATGGTGTCCATCAGTGATGTGCCAAAAACTTCAGCGCTACTTCTCGCGGGGACCCTTCAGTGAGCTGCTGGTGCGTCCGGCTGTCCTGCTCCTCCCCGGGCCGGCCGTGCCACCAGGAGTCACTCTCGGCCTCCGAACGGGCGGCGGAGCCCCAGGCGAGCCGCGCCCGCAGCATCCCGGGCTGCGGGGCCGAGTGCGggcgctgctgccgctgccggcTCCACCCGCGGCTCCCGCCGGGCAGCGCCTCACCGCCGCCCGAATCCccctttttcattatttttggggtttcccCCATACACACACGCTCTTCCTGGCGATGTTTAACCCGGGGATGCCCGTTCGGGGCGGCAGCCCAGGGTCTCCCCCGCCTCCCCTCGCAGCGAGCGCTCCGGTGCGCGGCTCCCCGGGGCGGGCGCTCCGCAGGTGCGGGCCGGGCTCTGCCGGCGCTGGCTCCGCTCAGGAAGTGACAAGcacatttcctcctcctcctcctcctcctcctcctcctcctcctcctccttctcctcctcctcgctccctccctccgcccgccccgcccgcagcacggcggcggcggcggcagcggagCGCGGTGGGAGCGGCGCCCACAGccggcccggccgggccgcTCCGCCGCCCCCGCGGGACGCGCTCGGTAAGCGATGCCCGGAGCGCAGCGgggccctgcagccccggggGGTGACGGGGGGCAGCGGACAAAGGGCGGCGGTGCGCCCTGCCCGGGCACGGGGCGGCTCGGAGGGGATGGGTTAGGACGGTGGTACCCCCGCCGCCACCGCATCCCCGCGGAACGGGCTGGGGATGTTCGCCTTTGTGCCGTCGGGGCTCTCCCCGCCCCGGGGTGAGCGGGGGCACGGCGCAGGAGCCGCCCGGGCCCCGGAGGGAGCGTGCGGCGGTGGGATGCGTGTCCGGAGCGGCGGGGGTGCGGGATGCTGAGCCCGGCGTGCGGGGATGGGCGGCTCGCCGGAGTTTGGGAGCGGGCAGCGAGCGGTCCTCACCCGCTCCGAGCCCTCTTTGCCACTGGAATGATTTCCTGCGAAAGGATCAACACGTGCTTTCCTTTCTGCGGGCCGAGAGCGCTGCTCCGGGGGGGCTGGAGCTCGGCTCCCGCCGGGCTCGGTGCTGCCCTGCCCGGTTCGGGGGCTCAGCCGAGCCGCGCCTGAGCATCCCCGCGGAGATGCACCCGCTCTCCCAGGGCCCGCCACACTTCCCACCGTGCCGTGCCTCGCCTTTCACTCCGGGCACATGTGAGGCGGCTCGGGGCAGCCGGACAGACGGACAGGCCGGTCCCGGGGGGTCTGCAGCCCCCGGCGCTGCTGCGATGGGACACGGCAGCGCCTCGCTGTGCGCAGCGCCCTGGCATAGGGGGGCTGCCCTGGAAAGCCTGTAAGTCTTGTTTCTCCATTCACTGACGTCAGGTTGATCGGGTTCTAAGGTACGTGAAGGTTTCACGTACAGCTGTACGCAGAGATTTCACGGCTAAGGGGCTTTTCCTCGATAATTTAAATTTCCTTGACACGGAGAGGGTTTGTAACAGCGCGGTGCCTGTCACTGAGTTGCGCCGCTGCCTCTCGGTGCCGTGCGGTCTCCACAGACGCTGGTGTACCTTGGCAGCTCATCCCCTCCTTAGGAAATCCTCTGGAGTGAAAAGTGAGCGTAATTTGTTATGAAATAGGCTGATAGACAAAACTTCGGCTGGCGATTGAAACCAGATgtgcatattttccttttgaatcCTCGAGCAATACTAAAAGTCTGTTTTGACAGATTAAAAACTACTTGCAAATTGCAGAGGTAGCAGTGCTTTGTGATAATCCAGTAAAAACACGGAGGGCTGCGAGCAtctctgcccagagctgggtATTTCTGAGcacaggaggtgctgctgccatcaCAAAGCACAGATTCCCTTGGCCTGCCTCTATCGTGGGCAGAAACATTTACCAGGGCTAGAAAAAGGGCTGAgggctggaaaaagaaataaagaaaccccaaaacagtGCAGATAATGTTTctagagaaaatatttggggTGGGTCACGAAACAGATTAATTAGAGCGATAGTAAAAAGCCTGAATTTCAGAGCGGTTTGCTCTGTCTATACCTCTCGTGGCTCGTGCAGGTTTGAAGTGAGCTTCTGATTTACTTCTTCATTTTTGGGAGTCCTGGGGAGCCTGAGGATGCTTGTGGTGGTGGGTGTGTCACACCAGCTGTGGCACGGCCCTGCTCGGGGGGGGGCAGGATCAGGGCTGGAGGCATTTATCAGGAGAAACACTGCTTCCAAAAGTGGGGGGGAAACCCAGCCAAAACAACCTGCCCTGGAATTGCTTCCTTCTCTGCTCTTCCCCACCGTGCCCAGCGCAGCCACGTGGAGCACGGCCACGCGTGCTGGGCttgctgctgcatccctggctCCAGATTTCTCCCTCCCGGCTTCCACccagaggagagagggagagagggaggaggggaaactTCTGTGacttccagctctgcacagggccgAGGTGTCCAGGAAGCACAG
This genomic interval from Ammospiza nelsoni isolate bAmmNel1 chromosome 8, bAmmNel1.pri, whole genome shotgun sequence contains the following:
- the EEF1AKMT2 gene encoding EEF1A lysine methyltransferase 2, translating into MALAGDEPFSPSVLGTREHWDAAYERELQTFQDIGDTGEIWFGEESMVRIIRWLEKHKVPLDSSVLDIGTGNGVLLVELAKSGYMNLTGIDYSPSAIQLSEKVRDKEGMSNIKLKVEDFLAPSAELSGFDICIDKGTFDAISLDPSDAAGKRRLYVASLGRVLKPEGFFLITSCNWTKEELLDEFREGFEILEELPTPKFCFGGRIGNSVTALVFQRKKVRPSVLDKLD